TAATAGCGCTTAAAATCGTTATATTTCATTCGTGGAATGTAAATGGTGTATTTTTGAACATCGGGTGGAGTAAAAGCTCTTTTAAGATGGGGGTTGAGCTCTTTAAGATAGTTGTAATTGAGTCGTATGGAGTCGCTGATATATCCAAGAAGTTCTGCACCTTTTACTTGTACGGGAATCACATCATACTCTTCACCTCGAAGCAAAATATAGGCCAAATCAGCATTGAGCTGATATCTCGCATCGTTTGCCATCAATGCCAACATGACTATTTTGTAGATATAACGCCTACTCTCTTTTGGAAGATAGCGCTTTTTCGGATCGATCAAGGTTACAATATCATCCGTCCCGGCTCTTTTTATCGCTCTTAAAACCCGACCTTCGCCACAATTGTATGCCAATGCGGCAAGATACCATTTTCCAAATATCGTATGGAGATGTTTGAGATATTTGATGGCCGCATTCGTTGATTTGTAAGGATCTTTTCTCTCATCAACAAACTCATCGACTCTGAGTCCAAATTTTTTAGCTGTTGCCGGCATAAACTGCCATAACCCTATCGCTTTCTTTCTCGATTTTGCATGAATGGCAAAACCCGATTCTGCCAGAGCCATAAATAAAAATACATCGGGAATGTTTTGTGCATTGATAATTTTGATAAGGTCCGGCACAAAGTAGGTTTCTACTCTGGAAACATCAAAAAAATGGGAATTTCGATACCGTTTGAACTCCTGTTGGATTGCATGAAAATTTTTTGTATAGATAAAGTGTTGAGGAATATCGAGACTTTGCAGTACATGACTGTAAATAGCTGTATTTTTGTTGAAATTCAAAGAGGCGAAACTGATACTCAGTATGAAAAAAAGTGTGAAAACAAAACGCATTCTTCTCCTTTTAGCGCTATTATACTATATGAAAGAGTTTTTTTGCATTTTGTGTAGTCCTCTCTTCTATCTCTTGCGGCAACACATCTAAAATCTGCGCCATCTTCTGTACAACAAATCGCAGATAGGCAGGTTCGTTTCTCTTTCCTCGATACGGTTCCGGCGTCAGATAGGGAGCATCTGTTTCTAAGACGATTCTGTTTCGAGGAATATCTGGCAGGATTTGCACCAATTTTTTTGCATTTTTGAATGTCACAACACCACCGATTCCATAATAGAATCGATCGCTGAGTTCTAACAAAATCGGACTTGCATTATAGCAGTGAAGCACGCCTCCTCGAGGACCGCTTTTTTGTTCCAAAATCTCTTTTGCATCATTGCTCGCTTCACGGATATGGACAATCAAAGGAAGATCGAGTTCGTTTGCTATCTCTATTTGCCGGATAAAAATCTCTTTTTGCTGTTTTTTGATACGTTCTTTGTCTTCATTCTCCTTTGGAAGTCGGTAGTAATCAAGCCCACACTCACCAATCGCAACACACTTTTCATGTGTCGCATAGGTTGCAAACAAAGATTCATCAAAATAGTCAATATCATATGGATGAACACCGACTGCAAAAAAGACCTCATCATATTTTTGAGCAAGTTCTACTGCTCTTGGTAAATCTTTGGGATCGGCTCCTGGAATGATGAAACGTTTCACTCCTACTTCTTTCGCTCTTTGTATAACTTCATCCACATCTTCTTGGAACATCTGATGGTCCAGATGTGTATGCGTCTCGATAATCAACGACTCTCCTTTCGCATCTTTTTGGCAAACTCTATCGCTTCAGGCGTTATCTTTTCTCCACTGATGATTCTTGCTATCTCACGGATACGTTCATTTTCATTGAGTTCTTTCACGCTGCTTTTGTCACTTTTTGTCACTAAAAAGTGCCTATCGGCCAGACTTGCCAATTGGGCTTGGTGACTGATAGCAAAAATCTGATAATCTTTGGAAAGTTTTTTTAAAATTTTTGCTACGGCCATAGACTCCTCGCCACTTACATTGGCATCGATCTCATCTAAAACCAAAACACCGCTTTTGGATTTCACATCGCTCCAAGCCGCCATAAAAGCAAGCCTGAGCCTGTTATACTCTCCTGAACTTATTTTTTCAAAAGGCACAGATTCAAGAGCGACCTCGACTTTGTCGATACCCGTTTTATCGATCTCTTGTTCAAAAAATCGAATAGAAACATTAGAGAGCTTTAGAGGTTTGAGATATTCATTGATCTTTTTTGTAAATCTTATTGCCGCATCTTTTCTCATCTTCGAAATTTTTTGAGCCAGTTGCTTGCACGATTGTTCCAATTGTGCTATTTCTTTGTGAAGATGCTCTTTTTCAAACTCCAGGTTCATTATCTTTTCAAGCTCTTTTTGCTTTTCTTGGCGGACATTCAATGCCTCTTCGATACTTCCATATCGCCGTTTCAGTGAGGAAAGCGCCTCAATACGCTCCAAAATCGACTCGATATCAAGCTCGTCCAACTCTTCGAGATGATCTAAAGCTGTCGCAAAAGTCTCTTTGAGCCAATTCATCACTTCATCAAACAGTTGGCTCTCTTCATCTAACAGCTCCAAAGCCTCGTTCACATATCCTTCATATTCAAAAATGAGTTGCGCCTTTTGAATGGCTTCCGTAATTTTCTCTTTTTTAGAAAGCTCTTTTTTAATCTCCATCAAACGTTCATACTCGCCAGGTTCTGGAGCGATAGAATCTATTTTTTGTATCTCGAACTCCAAAAACTCCTTGAGTTCTTCACGCTTTTTCTCATTCTCTTCAATCAATGAAAGCTC
This region of Nitratiruptor sp. YY08-10 genomic DNA includes:
- a CDS encoding lytic transglycosylase domain-containing protein, translating into MRFVFTLFFILSISFASLNFNKNTAIYSHVLQSLDIPQHFIYTKNFHAIQQEFKRYRNSHFFDVSRVETYFVPDLIKIINAQNIPDVFLFMALAESGFAIHAKSRKKAIGLWQFMPATAKKFGLRVDEFVDERKDPYKSTNAAIKYLKHLHTIFGKWYLAALAYNCGEGRVLRAIKRAGTDDIVTLIDPKKRYLPKESRRYIYKIVMLALMANDARYQLNADLAYILLRGEEYDVIPVQVKGAELLGYISDSIRLNYNYLKELNPHLKRAFTPPDVQKYTIYIPRMKYNDFKRYYKPSNFTEGFLTHRVKKGESLYKIARTYGVKVSMLKRFNNLKRSIIRIGQKLIVPIPKKIVKKRVYRVKKGDTLSFIAKKFGVTAHKIKQWNKKRDSRLRIGETLVIYN
- a CDS encoding TatD family hydrolase, which gives rise to MIIETHTHLDHQMFQEDVDEVIQRAKEVGVKRFIIPGADPKDLPRAVELAQKYDEVFFAVGVHPYDIDYFDESLFATYATHEKCVAIGECGLDYYRLPKENEDKERIKKQQKEIFIRQIEIANELDLPLIVHIREASNDAKEILEQKSGPRGGVLHCYNASPILLELSDRFYYGIGGVVTFKNAKKLVQILPDIPRNRIVLETDAPYLTPEPYRGKRNEPAYLRFVVQKMAQILDVLPQEIEERTTQNAKKLFHIV
- a CDS encoding AAA family ATPase, giving the protein MIERLYIKNYLTFEEETLEFSQGLMVFTGPSGAGKSLIINALLSLFGLAPLEAKVAEAVLDTEIESEALDIDPDENIVIRGIKKEKIRFFLNDQTISKKSLQQIFQDYIAYLNPKDSNFFSSAHVLQMIDDYVQEPNFLSLKQTLAQQVKELFDLKTELSLIEENEKKREELKEFLEFEIQKIDSIAPEPGEYERLMEIKKELSKKEKITEAIQKAQLIFEYEGYVNEALELLDEESQLFDEVMNWLKETFATALDHLEELDELDIESILERIEALSSLKRRYGSIEEALNVRQEKQKELEKIMNLEFEKEHLHKEIAQLEQSCKQLAQKISKMRKDAAIRFTKKINEYLKPLKLSNVSIRFFEQEIDKTGIDKVEVALESVPFEKISSGEYNRLRLAFMAAWSDVKSKSGVLVLDEIDANVSGEESMAVAKILKKLSKDYQIFAISHQAQLASLADRHFLVTKSDKSSVKELNENERIREIARIISGEKITPEAIEFAKKMRKESR